From a region of the Halolamina sp. CBA1230 genome:
- a CDS encoding trans-aconitate 2-methyltransferase — protein MSDDDTDDPAERFATTAEQYAVYRPAYDDRAIEYLRERFALDGTGRLLDLGCGTGRLGVALAPHVGEIVGVDPNETMIEYARERAAVVDAENTDWRVGSDADLPEMADELAPLRLTVMGRAFHWMDQERTLDTLYEICETGGGVALLSDTEWLARGTAEWQTAVYAVVDEYLDDPPERTGPVEYDDPWDETLEAHGFTDAEERTFELDREWDADGVVGYLLSLSFCSPAVLGDDREQFEADVRAALQAYEQPYEEEAETSVVAGER, from the coding sequence ATGAGCGACGACGATACGGACGATCCGGCCGAACGCTTCGCGACGACCGCCGAGCAGTACGCCGTCTATCGTCCGGCGTACGACGACCGGGCGATCGAGTACCTCCGGGAGCGGTTCGCCCTCGACGGCACCGGCCGCCTGCTCGACCTCGGCTGTGGCACCGGCCGCCTCGGCGTCGCGCTGGCACCGCACGTCGGCGAGATCGTGGGTGTCGATCCGAACGAGACGATGATCGAGTACGCCCGGGAGCGCGCCGCGGTCGTGGATGCCGAGAACACCGACTGGCGAGTGGGGAGCGACGCCGACCTCCCCGAGATGGCGGACGAACTCGCCCCCCTCCGACTGACCGTGATGGGCCGGGCGTTCCACTGGATGGATCAGGAGCGGACGCTCGACACGCTCTACGAGATATGCGAGACCGGCGGCGGCGTCGCGCTCCTCAGCGACACGGAGTGGCTCGCGCGCGGAACGGCGGAGTGGCAGACCGCAGTGTACGCGGTCGTCGACGAGTATCTCGACGATCCGCCCGAACGGACTGGCCCCGTGGAGTACGACGATCCGTGGGACGAGACGCTCGAAGCGCACGGCTTCACGGACGCCGAGGAGCGAACGTTCGAGCTCGACCGCGAGTGGGACGCAGACGGCGTCGTCGGCTACCTGCTCTCGCTTTCGTTCTGTTCGCCGGCGGTGCTCGGCGACGACCGCGAACAGTTCGAGGCGGACGTGCGCGCCGCGCTGCAGGCGTACGAGCAGCCCTACGAGGAGGAAGCGGAGACGAGCGTCGTCGCCGGCGAGCGATAG
- a CDS encoding DUF5830 family protein: protein MSTREEKRELGLELLAHLEDEELSLAETIDRLEAVTTSPALTREILDDAEKRGLIEREDGRLRTRTGGTYVSFESEVVEREGEYDCRRCGAAISTGHFVQFESGELGPFGPSCVRKVLGRE from the coding sequence GTGTCGACCCGCGAGGAGAAACGTGAGCTCGGCCTCGAACTGCTCGCCCACCTGGAGGACGAGGAGCTCTCGCTGGCCGAGACGATCGACCGTCTGGAGGCGGTCACCACCAGCCCCGCGCTCACCCGCGAGATCCTCGACGACGCCGAGAAGCGCGGGCTGATCGAACGCGAGGACGGCCGCCTGCGCACCCGGACCGGCGGGACGTACGTCAGTTTCGAGAGCGAGGTGGTCGAACGCGAGGGCGAGTACGACTGCCGGCGCTGTGGCGCGGCCATCTCGACGGGGCACTTCGTCCAGTTCGAGAGCGGGGAGCTGGGCCCGTTCGGGCCGTCGTGTGTGCGGAAAGTGCTCGGCCGGGAGTGA
- a CDS encoding pyridoxal phosphate-dependent aminotransferase, with the protein MEYEEPKFFQVMGYVGEADHDVVDMVSGNPDWEPPEALRDGLKEYAEFEPDRFQYPPSDGTAELKAEIAQRRGVDPAQIVITNGTGEANYLGMAAALERDLGDEVLLTDPVYPYYPGKTKILGGEPTFVPANRDGSLDVDAYREAMSDETALVVLNTPNNPTGAVYDHGKVEEIVRLCEDHGALAVVDEVYDHFDLSGTFESALTIDSENRIVTSGFSKSLAITGFRVGYAIFPEWLAENAKARHMLVNVATTRPGQHAVLRGLEGADAAYYEAARELIRDRVDTFTDALDAAGAEYTRPDGAFYVMARFDGYPGTMANVERLIDEAGVAGMPGEGFGEAYSDWLRFALVTPRVEEAADRLVAFFE; encoded by the coding sequence ATGGAGTACGAGGAGCCGAAGTTCTTCCAGGTGATGGGCTACGTCGGCGAGGCCGACCACGACGTGGTCGACATGGTCAGCGGCAACCCCGACTGGGAGCCCCCGGAGGCGCTCCGCGACGGACTGAAGGAGTACGCCGAGTTCGAACCCGACCGCTTCCAGTACCCGCCCAGCGACGGCACCGCCGAACTCAAAGCCGAGATCGCCCAACGGCGCGGCGTCGACCCCGCGCAGATCGTGATCACCAACGGCACCGGCGAGGCGAACTACCTCGGGATGGCCGCCGCACTGGAACGGGATCTCGGCGACGAAGTCCTCCTGACCGATCCCGTCTACCCCTACTACCCGGGGAAGACGAAGATACTCGGCGGCGAGCCGACGTTCGTCCCCGCCAACCGCGACGGGAGCCTCGACGTCGACGCCTACCGCGAGGCGATGAGCGACGAAACCGCGCTGGTCGTGCTCAACACGCCGAACAACCCCACCGGCGCGGTGTACGACCACGGGAAGGTCGAGGAGATCGTCCGGCTCTGCGAGGATCACGGCGCGCTCGCGGTCGTCGACGAGGTGTACGACCACTTCGACCTCTCGGGCACGTTCGAGTCCGCGCTCACCATCGACTCCGAGAACCGCATCGTCACCTCCGGTTTCTCGAAGTCGCTCGCGATCACGGGGTTCCGCGTGGGGTACGCCATCTTCCCCGAGTGGCTCGCCGAGAACGCGAAAGCCCGGCACATGCTGGTCAACGTCGCGACCACGCGGCCGGGCCAGCACGCCGTCCTCCGCGGACTGGAGGGCGCCGACGCCGCCTACTACGAGGCCGCCCGCGAACTGATCCGCGACCGCGTCGACACGTTCACCGACGCGCTCGACGCCGCGGGTGCGGAGTACACCCGCCCGGACGGCGCGTTCTACGTGATGGCGCGCTTCGACGGCTACCCCGGGACGATGGCCAACGTCGAACGCCTCATCGACGAGGCCGGCGTCGCCGGGATGCCCGGCGAGGGGTTCGGCGAAGCGTACAGCGACTGGCTCCGCTTCGCGCTGGTGACGCCCCGCGTCGAGGAGGCGGCCGACCGGCTGGTCGCGTTCTTCGAGTAG
- a CDS encoding NYN domain-containing protein, protein MDWLGRLFGDRREGVALFVDGPNVLREEFDVDLDDVRAAAAASGRVVTARLYLNEQAPGSLIRAAEAHGFEVITTSGDVDVKLAVDVSEFVLRNRVRTIAIASRDTDFKPALELAGREGVRTLAIAPGSHGRSDALRSTADESVTLEE, encoded by the coding sequence ATGGACTGGCTGGGGCGGCTGTTCGGCGATCGGCGCGAGGGGGTCGCGCTGTTCGTTGACGGGCCGAACGTGTTGCGCGAGGAGTTCGACGTGGATCTGGACGACGTGCGCGCGGCCGCGGCGGCGTCGGGCCGGGTCGTCACGGCGCGGCTCTACCTGAACGAGCAGGCGCCGGGGAGTCTGATCCGGGCGGCGGAGGCCCACGGGTTCGAGGTGATCACCACCAGCGGCGACGTCGACGTGAAACTCGCCGTCGACGTCTCCGAGTTCGTGCTCCGGAACCGCGTCCGGACGATCGCGATCGCGTCGCGGGACACGGACTTCAAGCCCGCGCTGGAGCTGGCGGGCCGGGAAGGTGTGCGGACGCTGGCGATCGCGCCGGGGAGCCACGGGCGTTCGGACGCGCTGCGGAGCACGGCGGACGAGAGCGTGACGCTGGAGGAGTAG
- a CDS encoding rhomboid family intramembrane serine protease → MATCDECGKQENMPYECRRCGGSFCAEHRLPENHDCPGLEWDDPVGVFNQAEERDTSTGRGGGLGVRERARSLWRSYVRNNATFVLLLLMWVTWVIQLGLRAFGMDGVESALFVLQSSHPEYVWTWVTSVFAHGGIVHIAANSIGIFFFGQVVERRIGTKRFVGLFLVSGAAAGLAQIGATMLLVGPNVSVGVLGASGALLAIMGVLTILNPGLTVYLYFFIPVPIWLLTIGFAAFSLLSGFGAFQGGGNVAHWAHLAGLAIGLVYGTYIQGQVDPPQRLQFGGGGGPGRGGGRF, encoded by the coding sequence ATGGCGACCTGCGACGAGTGTGGCAAGCAAGAGAACATGCCGTACGAGTGCCGACGGTGTGGCGGCTCGTTCTGTGCGGAACACCGGCTCCCGGAGAACCACGACTGCCCGGGGCTGGAGTGGGACGACCCCGTCGGTGTGTTCAACCAGGCCGAGGAGCGTGACACCAGTACGGGCCGCGGGGGCGGACTCGGCGTCCGCGAGCGCGCCCGGTCGCTCTGGCGGAGCTACGTCCGGAACAACGCGACGTTCGTGCTCCTGCTGCTGATGTGGGTCACGTGGGTGATCCAGCTCGGGCTCCGGGCGTTCGGGATGGACGGCGTCGAGAGCGCGCTGTTCGTCCTGCAGTCGAGCCACCCGGAGTACGTCTGGACGTGGGTCACGTCGGTGTTCGCCCACGGCGGCATCGTCCACATCGCGGCCAACAGCATCGGGATCTTCTTCTTCGGCCAGGTGGTCGAGCGCCGGATCGGCACCAAGCGCTTCGTCGGACTGTTCCTCGTCTCCGGCGCCGCCGCCGGCCTCGCCCAGATCGGCGCGACGATGCTGCTCGTCGGCCCGAACGTCTCCGTCGGCGTGCTCGGCGCCAGCGGCGCGCTGCTGGCGATCATGGGCGTGCTCACCATCCTGAACCCCGGGCTGACGGTGTACCTCTACTTCTTCATCCCGGTACCCATCTGGCTACTCACGATCGGGTTCGCCGCGTTCAGCCTCCTGTCGGGGTTCGGCGCCTTCCAGGGCGGCGGGAACGTCGCCCACTGGGCCCACCTCGCCGGGCTGGCGATCGGCCTCGTCTACGGCACCTACATCCAAGGGCAGGTCGACCCGCCCCAGCGGCTCCAGTTCGGTGGCGGCGGCGGTCCCGGCCGCGGCGGCGGGCGGTTCTGA
- a CDS encoding arsinothricin resistance N-acetyltransferase ArsN1 family B, whose protein sequence is MAVTVRAAAPADATAIRDIYAPLVEETHVSFETEPPSVESMRSRLRETLERFPWLVCEYEDEVVGYAYAGPHNDRPAYQWGVNVSVYVDAQRRRNGVARGLYESLFALLRRQGYYRAYAVIALPNPASVELHESMGFERVGVYEAAGYKHGEWHDVGHWESALQPPDPAPDPPTPFDQLGETDDVADALRRGEASIRL, encoded by the coding sequence ATGGCTGTCACCGTCCGGGCCGCCGCTCCGGCGGACGCGACGGCGATCCGCGACATCTATGCGCCACTCGTCGAGGAGACCCACGTCAGCTTCGAGACCGAACCGCCCTCGGTCGAGTCGATGCGGTCGCGGCTGCGGGAGACGCTCGAACGGTTCCCGTGGCTGGTCTGTGAGTACGAGGACGAGGTCGTCGGCTACGCCTACGCCGGGCCGCACAACGACCGACCCGCGTACCAGTGGGGCGTCAACGTGTCCGTCTACGTCGACGCGCAGCGGCGACGGAACGGGGTCGCTCGCGGGCTCTACGAGTCCCTGTTCGCACTGCTCCGGCGACAGGGCTACTACCGGGCCTACGCGGTCATCGCACTCCCGAACCCTGCGAGCGTCGAGCTCCACGAGTCGATGGGGTTCGAACGCGTCGGCGTGTACGAGGCTGCGGGGTACAAACACGGCGAGTGGCACGACGTCGGCCACTGGGAGTCCGCACTCCAGCCGCCGGACCCGGCCCCCGACCCGCCGACGCCGTTCGACCAGCTCGGGGAGACCGACGACGTCGCGGACGCACTCCGTCGCGGGGAGGCATCGATTCGTCTCTAG
- a CDS encoding amino acid permease, which translates to MVERTRTLGFRVAFALGLGTMIAAGIFSLSGTAVYRIGSSAVIAFVIAALVASITAAAYSEFASIYSENGGGYLFSSRTFEDRDLLTYAIGASLFLGYTGTTAFYLATMDEWFFLFILPESVGSVLPHGSVGIAAAVLLGTLNARGTEESGTFQVVVTAAKVAVLFVFIGGAIQFAGPSQATATFTGGFGSVIGQSTDILSVAALAFITFFGFSAIAASAGEIIDPKNTVPKAIAASIVTVTVLYTFVIIAMVNTPETIAGQPRGEVLQAGETAMGKVAAAFLGPFGQLLIVAGAVFSMVSASNASILAASGIGSLMGRQGDAPRKFSRIHPDYGTPFFSVWSATAVIAGLIFVFITLFGHHGLLGQILVPSFSLDPLSVGLQWAALGLNPLTGFATFNLLIPLSVVNIALIYSRRNDSDLTRGFEMPLVPYLPILGVIANLALVYKLPTLGVIIGIGLTLLVVVAYLLWGGAPEADELVEEAASERQVVGSIGDGGQGHALPSVDDRFTVLVPINRLDRAVDHARLAARIGELHDGTPVVKVLNTVNVPDQADSTAFLDTAEERMRELESDLAEIEGDVSADLLAEGHVSKDVAFDILQTARDDEVDRILMGIPEDNPHITEKVEYEAPCDTLFVGGWGDTPEDLSRVTIGAGGGPHHNALLDLAERLADVGSRIDVVSVEPEGESGMAEDVEPTLAVFDDDEDVHVHTLTGENIAATLVDQAAEHDATLVVGASRTRFLRQWVFGSTTDRAVSLAEERGVPVIVYATAAAGGYRGRIGEALFAPYRYLRKHL; encoded by the coding sequence GTGGTAGAGCGCACTCGTACGCTTGGCTTCCGTGTCGCGTTCGCGCTGGGGCTGGGGACGATGATCGCAGCGGGGATCTTCTCGCTGTCCGGGACCGCAGTCTACCGGATCGGATCCAGCGCCGTCATCGCCTTCGTGATCGCGGCGCTAGTCGCGAGCATCACCGCCGCGGCGTACTCGGAGTTCGCGTCGATCTACTCCGAGAACGGCGGCGGCTACCTGTTCTCCTCCCGGACGTTCGAGGACCGGGACCTGTTGACCTACGCGATCGGCGCGTCGCTGTTCCTGGGGTACACGGGAACGACCGCCTTCTACCTCGCGACGATGGACGAGTGGTTCTTCCTGTTCATCCTCCCGGAGTCGGTCGGATCGGTGCTCCCCCACGGAAGCGTCGGCATCGCCGCCGCAGTCCTTCTCGGAACGCTGAACGCCCGCGGGACCGAGGAGTCCGGCACCTTCCAGGTCGTCGTCACGGCGGCGAAGGTGGCGGTGCTGTTCGTGTTCATCGGCGGCGCGATCCAGTTCGCCGGGCCGAGCCAGGCGACGGCGACGTTCACGGGCGGCTTCGGCAGCGTGATCGGCCAGTCGACCGACATCCTCTCGGTGGCCGCGCTGGCCTTCATCACGTTCTTCGGCTTCTCGGCGATCGCGGCCTCGGCCGGCGAGATCATCGACCCGAAGAACACGGTGCCGAAAGCGATCGCGGCTTCGATCGTCACGGTCACCGTGCTGTACACGTTCGTCATCATCGCGATGGTGAACACCCCCGAAACCATCGCGGGCCAGCCACGCGGCGAGGTGCTGCAGGCCGGCGAAACCGCGATGGGGAAAGTCGCAGCCGCGTTCCTCGGCCCGTTCGGCCAGCTGCTGATCGTCGCGGGCGCGGTGTTCTCGATGGTGTCGGCGTCGAACGCGTCGATCCTTGCGGCCTCGGGGATCGGCTCGCTGATGGGGCGGCAGGGCGACGCCCCCCGGAAGTTCTCCCGCATTCATCCCGACTACGGGACGCCCTTTTTCTCGGTCTGGAGCGCGACGGCCGTCATCGCGGGGCTGATCTTCGTGTTCATCACGCTGTTCGGTCACCACGGGCTGCTCGGGCAGATACTCGTCCCGTCGTTCAGCCTCGACCCGCTCTCGGTGGGGCTCCAGTGGGCGGCGCTCGGTCTGAACCCGCTGACCGGGTTCGCGACGTTCAACCTCCTCATACCGCTGTCGGTGGTCAACATCGCGCTGATCTACTCGCGGCGGAACGACTCCGACCTCACCCGGGGGTTCGAGATGCCGCTCGTCCCGTACCTGCCGATCCTCGGCGTGATCGCCAATCTCGCGCTGGTGTACAAGCTGCCGACGCTCGGCGTGATCATCGGCATCGGGCTCACGCTGCTGGTCGTCGTCGCCTACCTGCTCTGGGGTGGCGCCCCCGAGGCCGACGAACTGGTCGAGGAGGCCGCGAGCGAGCGGCAGGTGGTCGGCTCCATCGGCGACGGCGGGCAGGGCCACGCGCTCCCGAGCGTCGACGACCGCTTCACGGTGCTGGTACCGATCAACAGGCTGGATCGGGCGGTCGACCACGCGCGCCTGGCCGCCCGGATCGGCGAGCTCCACGACGGGACGCCGGTCGTGAAAGTGCTCAACACGGTGAACGTCCCCGACCAGGCGGACTCCACCGCGTTCCTCGACACGGCCGAGGAGCGGATGCGCGAGCTCGAATCCGACCTCGCGGAGATCGAGGGCGACGTGTCGGCGGACCTGCTCGCGGAGGGGCATGTCTCGAAGGACGTCGCGTTCGACATCCTCCAGACCGCCCGCGACGACGAGGTCGACCGGATCCTGATGGGGATCCCCGAGGACAACCCCCACATCACCGAGAAAGTCGAGTACGAGGCGCCGTGTGACACGCTGTTCGTCGGGGGGTGGGGCGACACGCCGGAGGATCTCTCGCGGGTCACCATCGGCGCCGGCGGCGGCCCCCACCACAACGCGCTGCTGGATCTGGCCGAACGGCTGGCCGACGTGGGGAGCCGGATCGACGTGGTCAGCGTCGAACCCGAGGGCGAGAGCGGGATGGCCGAGGACGTCGAGCCGACGCTCGCGGTGTTCGACGACGACGAGGACGTCCACGTTCACACGCTCACGGGCGAGAACATCGCGGCGACGCTGGTCGACCAGGCGGCCGAGCACGACGCGACGCTGGTCGTCGGCGCGAGCCGGACGCGGTTCCTGCGCCAGTGGGTGTTCGGCTCCACCACCGACCGCGCGGTGTCGCTGGCCGAGGAGCGGGGCGTGCCGGTGATCGTCTACGCGACCGCGGCGGCCGGCGGCTACCGGGGCCGGATCGGTGAGGCGCTGTTCGCGCCGTACCGCTACCTGCGCAAGCATCTGTAG
- a CDS encoding S8 family peptidase produces MLNGDETQRGRRSVLKGIGALGAAAGFAGVSSATPGRGAGPKKEEILVGVSATADNTEQAVTSAVPGNAEVVHTNETLQYVAVEFPSQAADVAKENFIEAVTKKDHVKYAEENATYESLATPNDPQFGSQYAPEQVNAPSAWDTTFGSSDVTIAVVDTGAQYDHPDLAGNYASDPGRDFADGDSDPAPDDTQTEYHATHVSGCAAAVVDNDTGVAGQGNSTLINGRALDESGRGSTADIADAVQWAADQGADVINLSLGGGGYTETMKNAVSYATNNGALVVAAAGNNGSASVSYPAAYSECLAVSAVDDSENLASFSQYGDSVELAAPGVDVYSTTTGARGSYEQLSGTSMACPVVSGVAGLALAQWDLSNADLRNHLKNTAADIGLPESQQGSGQVDAAAAVTTEPGSDDGDDGDDGGDGGDGDSTSASVSGSLTGYWDYDDYSYAWSYDSPSQVVIELDGPADADFDLYVNTGTTQNASPNDYDYASYTANSQETVVIDSPDDSTELQIDVDSYTGSGSYTVTVTEYR; encoded by the coding sequence ATGTTAAACGGTGACGAGACACAGCGAGGACGGCGAAGCGTTCTGAAAGGTATCGGCGCGCTGGGCGCCGCCGCGGGGTTCGCGGGCGTGAGCTCCGCGACGCCGGGTCGTGGTGCCGGGCCGAAGAAGGAGGAGATCCTGGTCGGCGTCTCCGCGACGGCCGACAACACCGAGCAGGCAGTCACGAGTGCCGTGCCGGGCAACGCCGAAGTCGTCCACACCAACGAGACGCTACAGTACGTCGCGGTGGAGTTCCCGAGTCAGGCCGCCGACGTCGCGAAGGAGAACTTCATCGAGGCGGTCACGAAGAAAGACCACGTCAAGTACGCCGAGGAGAACGCGACCTACGAGTCGCTCGCGACGCCGAACGACCCGCAGTTCGGCAGCCAGTACGCGCCCGAGCAGGTGAACGCGCCGTCGGCGTGGGACACCACGTTCGGCAGTTCGGACGTGACGATCGCCGTCGTCGACACCGGCGCACAGTACGACCACCCGGATCTCGCGGGCAACTACGCCTCGGACCCCGGGCGTGACTTCGCCGACGGCGACTCCGACCCGGCGCCGGACGACACACAGACCGAGTACCACGCGACCCACGTCTCCGGCTGTGCGGCCGCGGTCGTCGACAACGACACTGGCGTCGCCGGCCAGGGGAACTCCACGCTGATCAACGGCCGCGCGCTGGACGAGAGCGGCCGCGGCTCCACCGCCGACATCGCGGACGCGGTCCAGTGGGCCGCCGACCAGGGCGCCGACGTGATCAACCTCAGCCTCGGCGGCGGCGGGTACACCGAGACGATGAAGAACGCGGTGAGCTACGCCACCAACAACGGCGCGCTCGTCGTCGCAGCGGCGGGGAACAACGGCTCCGCGTCGGTCTCCTACCCCGCGGCGTACTCGGAGTGTCTCGCGGTCTCGGCGGTCGACGACAGCGAGAACCTCGCGTCGTTCTCCCAGTACGGCGACTCGGTCGAACTCGCCGCGCCGGGCGTCGACGTGTACTCGACGACGACGGGGGCCCGCGGGAGCTACGAACAGCTCTCGGGCACCTCGATGGCCTGTCCGGTGGTCTCCGGCGTCGCCGGCCTCGCGCTCGCCCAGTGGGACCTCTCGAACGCCGACCTGCGGAACCACCTCAAAAACACGGCCGCCGACATCGGCCTCCCGGAGAGCCAGCAGGGCAGCGGGCAGGTCGACGCCGCGGCGGCGGTCACCACCGAACCCGGCAGCGACGACGGTGACGATGGTGACGACGGGGGCGACGGCGGCGACGGCGACTCCACCTCGGCCTCCGTCAGCGGGAGCCTCACGGGGTACTGGGACTACGACGACTACAGCTACGCGTGGAGCTACGACAGCCCCTCGCAGGTCGTGATCGAACTCGACGGCCCCGCGGACGCCGACTTCGACCTCTACGTCAACACGGGGACCACGCAGAACGCGTCGCCGAACGACTACGACTACGCCTCCTACACCGCGAACAGCCAGGAGACGGTCGTGATCGACAGCCCCGACGACTCCACGGAGCTCCAGATCGACGTGGACTCCTACACCGGGTCGGGGAGCTACACAGTGACGGTGACGGAGTACCGGTAA
- a CDS encoding helix-turn-helix domain-containing protein, with protein MTENAERRLARRIAGEVVLSDDPGATLRKWRTDFEVSQTALAEELGVSSSVVSDYESGRRESPGIGVVRRLVEGLLAIDAARGGAHIRQYARVVTAGFESDIVLDLREYARSVPMDEFYAATGATELADGGAESVNGHTVIDSIEAITRLSSEEFYRLYGESTDRALVFTEVTRGESPLVALRVLTPTPNAVVLHGIEPDDVWDHAPALAKRDGFSLAASTKDLDGMLADLRALP; from the coding sequence GTGACAGAGAACGCAGAGCGCCGACTCGCCCGCCGGATCGCCGGCGAGGTCGTGCTCTCCGACGACCCCGGCGCGACGCTGCGGAAGTGGCGCACCGACTTCGAGGTGTCCCAGACAGCCCTCGCGGAAGAGCTCGGCGTCTCCTCGTCGGTCGTCTCCGACTACGAGAGCGGCCGGCGGGAGAGCCCCGGCATCGGCGTCGTCCGCCGCCTCGTCGAGGGGCTGCTCGCTATCGACGCCGCCCGCGGCGGCGCACACATCCGCCAGTACGCCCGCGTCGTGACCGCGGGGTTCGAGAGCGACATCGTGCTCGACCTCCGGGAGTACGCCCGCTCGGTGCCGATGGACGAGTTCTACGCGGCCACCGGCGCGACCGAGCTCGCCGACGGCGGCGCCGAGAGCGTCAACGGCCACACCGTCATCGACAGTATCGAGGCGATCACCCGCCTCTCCAGCGAGGAGTTCTACCGCCTCTACGGCGAGTCGACCGACCGCGCGCTCGTCTTTACGGAGGTCACGCGCGGCGAGTCGCCGCTGGTGGCGCTGCGCGTGCTGACGCCGACGCCGAACGCCGTCGTGCTCCACGGGATCGAGCCCGACGACGTGTGGGATCACGCGCCCGCGCTCGCGAAGCGGGACGGGTTCTCGCTGGCGGCGTCGACGAAGGATCTCGACGGGATGCTCGCGGATCTGCGCGCGCTGCCCTGA
- a CDS encoding HVO_0476 family zinc finger protein — protein sequence MSDSAERVPLPCPSCSPREQTVHEVLSPGGQSTVRCTECGHVHKETIETPDEITVDVVVSQDGDSYKTTLDAESEEEIEAGDEFVVETEAAIQQVEVTSIEVGPERRTEHADMDEVETVWTRVVDNVGVNVTIHPKEGDGRNEQSRSTKVFVPGDFEFVVGKSYEFGDDEFTVDSLQLRDAVADDYRHKKLDHEGDLAFAKDVKRVFGRDEKTSAWSAW from the coding sequence ATGAGCGACTCAGCCGAGCGCGTCCCCCTCCCCTGTCCGTCCTGCTCGCCCCGCGAGCAGACGGTCCACGAGGTACTTTCGCCGGGCGGGCAGTCGACGGTTCGCTGTACGGAGTGTGGCCACGTCCACAAGGAGACGATCGAGACGCCCGACGAGATCACCGTCGACGTGGTGGTCTCGCAGGACGGCGACTCGTACAAGACTACCCTCGACGCCGAGAGCGAGGAAGAGATCGAGGCCGGCGACGAGTTCGTCGTGGAGACGGAGGCGGCGATCCAGCAGGTCGAGGTCACGAGCATCGAGGTCGGGCCCGAGCGCCGCACCGAACACGCCGACATGGACGAAGTGGAGACGGTCTGGACCCGCGTCGTCGACAACGTCGGCGTCAACGTCACCATCCACCCCAAGGAGGGCGACGGGCGCAACGAGCAGTCCCGCAGCACGAAGGTGTTCGTCCCCGGCGACTTCGAGTTCGTCGTCGGCAAGAGCTACGAGTTCGGCGACGACGAGTTCACGGTCGACAGCCTCCAGCTCCGGGACGCCGTCGCGGACGACTACCGGCACAAGAAGCTCGATCACGAGGGCGACCTCGCGTTCGCGAAGGACGTCAAGCGCGTCTTCGGCCGCGACGAGAAGACCAGCGCCTGGTCGGCCTGGTAG